A part of Rattus rattus isolate New Zealand chromosome 4, Rrattus_CSIRO_v1, whole genome shotgun sequence genomic DNA contains:
- the LOC116898285 gene encoding translationally-controlled tumor protein-like — protein sequence MIIYRDLISHDKLFSNIYKIQEIADGLCLEVEGKMVSRTADAIDDSLTGKNASAEGLEDQGTESTVVMAIVMNHHLQEASFTKDTYKKYIKDYRNSLKGKLEEQKPEREKPFTTGAAERVKHMLANFNNYQSFIGENTNPDGMVALLEYREDGGTPFMIFFKDGLEMEKC from the coding sequence ATGATCATCTACCGGGACCTCATCAGCCATGACAAGCTGTTCTCCAACATCTACAAAATCCAGGAGATCGCGGATGGGCTGTGCCTGGAGGTGGAGGGCAAGATGGTCAGTAGAACAGCGGATGCCATTGATGATTCGCTCACTGGTAAAAATGCTTCCGCTGAAGGTCTGGAGGACCAAGGTACCGAAAGCACAGTAGTCATGGCCATTGTCATGAACCATCACTTACAAGAAGCCAGCTTCACAAAAGACACCTACAAAAAGTACATCAAAGACTACAGGAATTCACTCAAAGGCAAACTTGAagaacagaaaccagaaagagaaaagccTTTTACGACTGGAGCTGCGGAGCGAGTTAAGCACATGCTTGCTAATTTCAATAACTATCAGTCTTTTATTGGTGAAAACACGAATCCAGATGGTATGGTTGCTCTCCTGGAGTACCGTGAAGATGGTGGGACTCCATTCatgattttctttaaggatgGCTTAGAGATGGAAAAATGTTAA